TCAGCAGCCCGTGATAGCGCCGCGTGGGAGACCAGCCGAGCGTGCCCGAGGCGTATCCTCCCAGGCCATTGGTTACGAGCCATTCGCGGCTGGTGAGGATTTTCGGGTCGAGATTCGGCTGTTCGCCGGCATGGCTCGTCCAGGGCAATCGACGTACAATCGCGGCTTCCATGCGGACCTCGATCAATCGGAGGCAACGGGAACAGGGGCGAGCATGACGGCCGCTTCGCCGGGAATCCGCCAGCCGTCGGGGGTGTCCAATTCGGGAGTGCCATTGCCGCCATATCGCGGATCTTCGCTCGACCAGAGAATTCTCCAGCGGGCGCCGGCCGGCGGCGCGACCAGCGGCTGCGGGATGAAATCTCGTCTCAGATCGCGGCCGAAGTTCACCACTAGCAGCCGAGTGGTCATGTCAAACGGATAGTATCGCAGTATGAGCGCATCCGGACCAAGCGCTGCGGCGGCCAGCCGCGTCGGATCGTGGTGAGCGAGATCGCGCCGCAAGTGCAGCAGATCGCGATGCAATGCGTAGGTGGCGGCGTGGGTTTCGCGCTCCGAGAAATCCAGTTTGCAGGATTCAAAGCTGGCCCGATCGACCGGATCGCGGAGAATCTCTTGAATCAGGGTGAGCGCGTACGAGCGAAATTGCGAGAGAAACTTTGCTCGCCCGGCGGCGACGGCCGCCGCTGCGTCCGGAGAGCAATCGTTAAAGTACAAGAACGGCGTCGAGGCCGCGAACTCTTGACCTTGAAGCAACAGCGGCGTTTGCGGCATCAAGAGCCACAGCGCGGTCATCGCCCGCAGCCGGCCGGGGCTGGTGAGTTCATGGATTCGCAGCCCGCGCGGCGCGTTGGCCACTTGATCGTGGTTTTGCAGATAATGGACAAATCGCTCGGGACGTACATCGAGGGCCGGCGTGCCGCGGGCGCGCTTCTGCCACGAATAGCGTTGCCCCTGATAGAGAAAACCCCATTTCGCGGCGGCGACGAATTCCTCGGCGCTCCCTTCGTAATCGGTGAAGTAGGCTTCCGACCGCCCGGTGAGCCGCACCATCGCGGCGTGATGAAAGTCGTCGCTCCAGAGCGCATCGAGTTCGCAACCGCCTCGATCGGCCGGCTGCAAAAGGGCCGCTCGTTGCGGCTCGCTTTCACCGACCACGAGAATCTGCCTGTGCTCCGCCGCGGCGCGGGCGGCGCGGGCGAGTTCGAGCAAGATATGCCGCGGAGAGTCGTCGTCGAACGCCTGCGTTGCGTCGATCCGCACGCCGTCGAGATGATATTCGCCGATCCAATGCCGTAGATTCGTCACAAAGAACTCGCGAACCGGGCCGGAATCCACATCGTCGAAATTGATCG
Above is a genomic segment from Pirellulales bacterium containing:
- a CDS encoding alpha-amylase family glycosyl hydrolase codes for the protein MPIIQRTTRRLPIGAEPISDGVHFRIWAPGHDRISIVFQPDHPLPPVDLDREPEGYFSGFSADAAPGMTYWVDLEDGGEQLPDPASRFQPKGPRGPSQIIDAGQFEWHDSEWSGVSAAGQVLYEMHIGTFTRAGNWDAARAELAELAEFGITVVELMPVAEFPGQFGWSYDGANLFAPSHLYGPPDAFRRFVDEAHRLGIGVILDVVYNHLGSVGAQLIAPFAEGYFSRRHKNEWGRAINFDDVDSGPVREFFVTNLRHWIGEYHLDGVRIDATQAFDDDSPRHILLELARAARAAAEHRQILVVGESEPQRAALLQPADRGGCELDALWSDDFHHAAMVRLTGRSEAYFTDYEGSAEEFVAAAKWGFLYQGQRYSWQKRARGTPALDVRPERFVHYLQNHDQVANAPRGLRIHELTSPGRLRAMTALWLLMPQTPLLLQGQEFAASTPFLYFNDCSPDAAAAVAAGRAKFLSQFRSYALTLIQEILRDPVDRASFESCKLDFSERETHAATYALHRDLLHLRRDLAHHDPTRLAAAALGPDALILRYYPFDMTTRLLVVNFGRDLRRDFIPQPLVAPPAGARWRILWSSEDPRYGGNGTPELDTPDGWRIPGEAAVMLAPVPVASD